The sequence AGGGTAGAAAGGGTCAGTAAAACCCTTGCATCTGTGGCACCGTTTCTCCATCTGTACATACAAACCCTGAGGTGCTGTGAGCACGGACCCGAACCTGCTAGTCCTGTTCACTGTGCATTTCCACGTGGCTCAGACGGGGACTGTTTCACTGCaggtatttaaatatttgctgaatggatgaataaggaaacccttctctccttccttccatccatccatccatccatccatccatccatccatccatccttcctcccatccattcatccatccacccatccacccatccacccatccatccatccatccatccatccacccatccatccatccatccatccatccatccatccatccatccatccatccatccatccttcctcccatccattcatccatccacccatccacccatccatccatcctttcatccattcattcatccatccatccatgcatctatcttccatccttctccctccctccctccctccctccctccctccctccctccctctctccctccctctcttcctctctccctccctctctccctccctctctcccttcctccgtccattttaaaaagcagttgaGTGTAGTGGCTtaactcagtgtgtgtgtttttttttcaattgtggtaaaatatacatagcatAAATTTaccaaatcaattattttaagtgtgtggttcagtggcattaagtgcattcCCATTGATGTGCAatcaccaccacccacctccagacttcttcatcttcccaaactgaagctctgtgcccattaaacactaaccccccttcccctcctcagccccgGACAGCCACCATTGTACCTTCTCTCTGAATTTAACTACTCTTGCTACCTtgtgtaagtggaatcatacagtatttgtcttttttttttttttatgacatagCCCACAAGTTTTGCAATCACAAACCCTGTGGAACTTAACCTCCCTGAATCTCCACGTCCCCATCTGTAAATGTACTATTATTATAGTACCTGCCTAAGGGGGTTGTTGTGGAGGTTAAATGAGATAGTACATGTGAGGTATGTAGCCCAAGTCTGGCACGtagaaagtactcaataaatattgattacaCATCAATACATGTTATAAATTAGTAGACACCTCATTGTGCTTACCATGTGTCTGGCACTGTCGGGAGCACTTTAcatataccctgagtggccagattattgtgaccGCCCcgtcagtacttcgttgggccaccttttgccttcaatactgtggcgattcttcttggcattgactccacgagatgttgaaaggtgatgcgaggaatctgaccccatgcctgatgaatagcactgtccagttctgtgagatttgatggttgtggaaccagctgcctgatggctcttttaacttcgtcccacaaatgctcagaTGGATTGAGgtctggtgattgtggggccacctaagcaaggcaaagtctccctcatgttcttgaaaccactcctgcacaatacgagcaccgtggcatggcacattgtcttgttggaagaagccatctccattgggatacgccatccacatgataggatgaacttgatcagcaacgatacttaggtatgttgtgctattcagacgttgttccacatgaattaaagggcccaaatcatgccaggaaaacattcCCACAttccccaaaccataacactgcccccaccagcttgaagggttgtactcatgcatgtggggtgcatgctttcatgctgtttccgcgaaattctcactctgacatctgcatgatgcaactggaaacgtgattcatcggaccacatgacttttttccaatgctccactgtccaatccttgtgttcctgtgcgaattggagacgttttatcttggtaactgcagacagcaaaggtgttcaaacaggccttcggcttccataccCCATACGATGCGGTGTATGGCTAATGTGCCTACAAACATCagatggtcataataatctggccactcagtgtatgtgctaACTCAGTAAACCTCACAGCGACCCTGGGTCACCATCATCTGCACATCGTAGGGCGCGAGCTGAAGTGCAGAGACGGTAAGTCAGTGCTCAGAGTTGGGGCGGGACCCCCGGTGGCCTGTTTCTAACGCCCACGGCTTCTCCACGGGCCCAACTGGCTGTCAGTGAAGGGTCACCCGGCACCCTCTGCCCTGGATCAGGCGGTCGGGTGCGTGAGCGGAGGTGTTGGGCCTCGCTTTGAGGAGACGGCTGTGGGAACTGGCGGAACAACCTGAAGACGAGTCGGCTGTAACCTCCCGTGTGCGTCCTAACCAGGGGCAGTCCTCGCGTCCTCTCGCACCTGCAGGTCTGCTTCGGACCCTGATGGTGACCGCGGAGCTGGACCTCGCCTCCAGATGCTGCCGCTAAGACAGCGCCTTCCCCTGGTTGGCAGAAAGCTCAGTGATCCTTAGccacccccgccctgcccagcTGAGATTAAAAGGAAAACTGTTTCCTTTTCTGGGCCCCAGGGCCACCTCCCACCGCTCACTGCGTTCTCGCGCCCGTTAAAGGGCAGAGCCTGTGCTGGGATCAGCAGTCCAGCAGAGATAAGCGTGTGCAGGCCAGCAGGTGCGGGCCCAGCCAGCGGCCCTCATGTCTGCAGAGGTGAGCCCACTGCCCTCggctcccagcctggccccccaGGGTCACTGAGCGTTAACtcgagggggcggggagggcttcCCCCTGGccacccttcctcccaggcccactcccttcccttctgCAGGCCGCCGTGTCTATGGGGGACCTTGAATTCGGCAGCGGCAAGGGGAAGGAGCCGAGCGTGGAGGGCAGGGCGCACGGGTGGTGGCATGAGCGCTTTGTGCGGCCCTGCCTGGTCGAACTGCTGGGCTCTGCCCTCTTCATCTTCATCGGGTGCCTGTCGGTCATCGGGAACCGGCCGGAAGCCGGGCTGCTGCCGCCGGCGCTGGCCCACGGGCTGGCGCTGGGCCTCCTCGTCGCCACGCTGGGCAATATCAGGTGAGCGGGTGCTGTGTTTCATCTCGCTCAGCCGGGCGCCGACCTGCCGCTGAGCGTCGGCGGGAGCCCCGGGCACCCACTCAGGCTCCGGGAGCACGTGGAGGCCGTGAGGGCTCACATCTAGCCCTGCAGCCCATGAGCTCTGTGCCCCGGGGCAAGTCACGCTTCCAATTCGAACCCCTCCACCCAGCAAGTGGGACCCTCAGGGGCGTTTAACATTACTTTGTCGCACGCTAACACGCATGTGACAGTGCTAGTGCCGGCGCTGTCCTGAGCACTGCAGCGTGAGCCCCGTGGCAGCTCCCCTCACGCCCCGCCGGCTGGACAGGACAGCGCGCCCGGCCTGAGGTTACACGGCTCATAAGCGGCAGAGCCAGGCCTCGTGGAgccggggtcggggtgggggtggggggaggcaggggaagcaGCGACGGGGAGGCTCCGTCCCCACTGGCTGCTCCGCGGCTGTGAGTGTGAGGGGGCGCTCCAGCCTCGGGGTTCCCCGGGACAGCAGCTGCTAGGGGGGTTTCCCACCCACCTGAGTGGTCCCGGCCCATCAGGTGGTGACCCGAGGGTGGGGGGCTCTGCACAGCGCCCATCTGGATGGGGCCCCGCCGGAGGCCCCTGGCTTCCAGGAGAGCCGGCCTCAGGGAGGGCGCCCGGCCGGGCGAGGCGGGCCGAGGCCGTGTTCATCTCACTCGGCGAACGGGTCGGAGTGAAGAACCCCACGTTCTGTCCCcagaagaagagggggaaagagaacgTTGACATTTCCTTTAAATGTCCCAGGCGCGAAGAGCACATGATCTTCTGTTCCCCGGGGCGGGGTTGGAGGCAAGCGCTGTCACCTCTTAGCTGGGCGGACAGGGGTCCGAGTGGGGATAGCAATGCCTGGTGTTCACCGAGTATCCCCATGTATGTACCGGAGCATGCGCACACGTCTTCATTCATTCTGTCTTGGCCACAGCCGCAGGACGCGGGGTCGGGAGGCAGAGAGGTGCGCTGCTGCCCAAGGCCCCACGGCTGCTCAGAGGCAGAGCTGGCTCTGACCCCAGGCCGCTGGCCGGGGAGACCGTGCTGTGTGCACTCCAGGAGACCGCTCCCTGCAATGCCAGCGTTTTACCCAGCCACTGgcttctcaacaaatatttattcagcctCCCCTCCCGGGCTCGCCCAGGCCCCGTGCCCGCCactgggcacctgggagggggggtggccgCGATGGTGCCTGTGGCTGTGGACTGGGCCCCCACGCGCAGGGCcggccggggccgggggtggCTGGGACACGCTCCCTCGGcacagcctgagcctgggcctcaTGACTTCCTCCTGCTTCTGTGGTCACAGCGGTGGACACTTCAATCCTGCCGTGTCCCTGGCGGCCATGCTGGTCGGAGGCCTCAACCTGACGATGCTGCTTCCCTACTGGGTGTCCCAGCTGTGCGGGGGGCTGCTCGGGGCCtccctggccaaggtgggtgatcccctcggggggggggggctgttggggggagggtgggactgTCCAACTCGCCTGTTTCCTCCAGTGGGACTGGGTGGGCCCCTCTCTACTCGGGACGGGACACTGGTTCACTCCAAACCCACCCGTTCTCTCCGCGTCTGCTGTCTTCCCTCTCCTGGTGCTGCCACGGCCCCGAGGCCGGTTTCCTGGATCCCACGGCGCTTCAGCCACGGGGCCTTCCTTGCCCCTTGAAGGGACTTCTTATGGGTTAGCAACGTCCTGGTCACGTGTGTTTCCAGAGTTTgtaaaaataaggtatttttgtcttcttttcctcGAAGAGGATCATCTAAGTCACAGAAGCTTCAGGCCCACTGGGACCACAGCTGggttatccccatttcacagacgagcAAAGCGAGCTCCGAGAAGTCCAATAGCTCACATGGTGGAAACGGTGGAGCTGGCCGTGGCCCCGGGCGGTCTGACTGTCACCCTTTCCCGCGGTGGGCGTGAGCTCCTGGCCCTCTCCGCACCCCGCGGGCTGAGCGGCTTCTCTCCGCAGGCGGTGAGTCCTGGCGACAGGTTCTGGAACGCGTCCGGGGCAGCCTTTGTGACGGTGCAGGAGCCGGGGCAGGTGGCGGGGGCCGTGCTGGCAGAGGTCGTCCTGACCACACTGCTGGTCCTGGCTGTCTGCATGGGCGCCATCAACGAGAAGACGCAGGGTCCGCTGGCCCCGTTCTCCATCGGATTCTCCGTCACCGTGGACATCCTGGCAGGGTGAGTGCGTCCCGGCTGTGGGCTACGGTGCCCGGCCctgggctgagcccggcgctGGGGGTCGGGCCTGCAGAGCTTACCTGAGGGGCACGGACTCCAGTGCCAATAGGGCAGGAAGGGAACGCCATGGGAGATGTGGCCGAGCATTAGGCAGGCAACAGGGAGCGCTGGGACTGTGGTATGTTTGGAGGCACCACTGTTCCCCTCTGGGAAACTGTTGCTCTGTAGGAGGGGCCTGGCGGGAACCTTCTAATTTCACTTCAAGGGAGTCAGAAGACTGGATTTTATGTGTAATTATTTCTGTGTTTCCGTAAACATTTCTGCAGGCTGATTGCCCAGCCGGTGGGCAGCCGGGCTTCAGCCGGACTCACCCCCATCTCATTTACGTTGAGCCGCTCAGTGGGCTTGGGAAGGGACTCGGAGACAAGGCTGGGGAGGTGTTAGTCCTCATGTTATGGAAGAggagacaggctcagagaggacaCAGTGACTTACTGAAGGTCACGGGGCGGCAGCAAATTAAGCGACAGATCTGGGACCAGAGCCCACATCCTGCTGAAGGGGACGAGGAGCCCCCTGATGTccagctctttcttttctctgggaCACAGTTTCCCggctctgccctcccccaggtCATCCttgggaggaggagtggggaagATCTGCGAACCTGTGTAAAGTGTGGCAATGCTTTGCTGCCCCCTAGTGGCTCTTGGCTCACTTACAAGCCTATTGAGCGCGGCTATTGGAGGCGGGTGGGTGAGGAGCGAAGTCTGCAGGACCCGGCTTGAGAGAACGGGACAAAGCTCTGGACGCCAGCACCGAGAGGTGCACCTGGGCCACAGCCCCTACAGGAGCCTCGGGGTCACCTAGATTAAACACATGTATGCGGCTTACAGGCGAGGCATGGCTATATATGCGTTTTCTCATTGACTCCTGACAGCCCATGAGAGAGTCCTTTCACCTCAGCTGAAACACAGAGGTtagaggtcacacagctggaaataGCTGGGCTGGGTTTTGAACCTAAGTCCGCTTGACTCCAGAGCTCACATGATTGACAACTGCTCGACGTGCTTTATCAACTTGGGAGAGACTtggcctcccccccacccaccttacaccctccctcccaaccctccctcccccgtcccctcctgctgcccaggTGCCCCTGGTGGACATTCTCCTGGACGGGCATGGGTGTGGCCGACGCTGTGCCCAGGGGGTGGCCAGCCTTTCACTGCCCAGCGCTAGCGCCCCTACCTGTGTCTTCTGGGAACCCTCCGGAACCCAGGATAGGGCGGGAGTGTgggaggtgtggaggtgtggaggtgtggaggtaggcctggctggggaaggaccttgaggggagctgggcctggccGGGACCCTGCGGACGAGTGTGGCTGCTGTCTGCAGGGGCGCCGTGTCCGGAGCCTGCATGAACCCTGCCCGTGCCTTTGGACCGGCTGTGGTGGCCAACCACTGGGCCTTCCACTGGATCTACTGGCTGGGCCCGCTGCTGGGCAGCCTGCTGGTCGGAGCGCTCGTCAGGTAGGAGCGTGGCGCGGTCACTGCCCCGCTGGTGGGCAGCGGGTGACAGCTCCCGCAGCGCCCAGGCCGAGAGCAATGGGATCTCCCTGAGTTTGtagaggagcagagggagccgTCCTCAGAGGCAAATGTCATGACTCTGGGGCCTTTGGCCAGAGTGACAGACACCCCTCTCAGCACAGCTGTGGCCCGAAGGAGAACCTGTTGGCTCACGTAACTGAGGGTGCACAGGGAGCACTGGCCAGGCAGGCGCCCAAACAACGTGTCCTCAGACGGTCCTCTGCACAGGCTTCCCGCCGACgggggctccccagcagaggccGAGGCGCTTGGCACGTCAGAGGAAACAGAACGACAGCCGTGGCCGATGGTCCCCGGTGTGGCTGCCCAGCGTGCGTCACCTACCCCTGAGTCAGCCACGTGGCCGTGGGGCCAGGCACTCTGCTGGCTGTTTGCAGCCTGAGCCTAATCCTGGCCTTGGGGTGAGGTCCAAGAGCAGGGGAGGAGTTGCTCCCTGCAAGGGGTCATCCAACTCCTGTGGTTTTCACATGGAAAACCACATACACGGTGCCCCACGAGCACGCATGGCCGGGACCTCATTCCCCTAAAACAGCGTGGACAGTGCTCCATGGAGCTGTGCAATGGATAATAAGGTGGGTGTTGTCAGAGGgatgctctctccctccctgggagCCTCCAGGATCCGTAGGGGCCTGTTCTTCTGTTCCAGGTCGTGCAGGGATAGGGTCTGGATCGGCAGGTGGGCCTAGCCTGAACCCCTTAGCCCATGGCTTAGTGCAAAGCATCCCCGATTATTGCCTGCTGCTTTCAGAGGGCGGAGCTGAGTGTCTCCTGGAAAAGGGCTGAAGCCAagcagagacaccccccccctccccccagctagaGGTTGAGGCTGGAAAAGCTCAGGAAGGCGGCTCTCTGGAGAACTCGGCCTGGAGAGATGGACGAGGGGCTGGGCGACTCCCCCCTGGGGGCTCAGAGACTCACTGGGCCATTGTTGTTGTAGGTTCTTCATTGGAGATGGGAAAACTCGGCTCATCCTAAAGGGACGCTGAAGCCGGTGCTGGGCTTCCCGCGGCCCTGGCGCCCTTGGTCCTCGGCAAGTTCTGCACTGCCCGCTGCTGCACAGCCCCAGGGAGCGCGGCTCCTTCCCTGGCAGGGCCTGGCTTCTCGCTGGATGGCCTGCTGCTCGGCCCCGAGGTGCTCTAGGCTCAGAGGAGTGCCTGGTGCCCAGCAGAGCCCTCAGCCTGGGCAACGTGGCCagcactgcccagagggaggtggAAACAGCACGTCAGAAATGTTCTCCTGAGGGGGACGGTCCCAGGAGCAGAAGAGCACCTGGGCGAGGTGGCTGTCCATGTACATCAGTTCACTTccgcccgccctcctccctctcccttccctggctcctcTGTTGCAGAAGGGCCTTCTGTGGTCTCTTTCCTCGCTTCCTGAGCTGCCAACCTAGCTTTGCAATAAATAGTCCCAGATTTCCTTCCACGGCCATCGCTCGCCTTTCATTTCAGAAACGGGCACTGCTGGGAGGTGCACGAGTCCAGCGTGGGCCTTGTTTGTCCAGTCTCGTGAAGGCTTGAGTGGAGCTTAGAATCCAGTGCCAACATAGGTCCTTAGGGTGCAGGCCAACCCAGAGTCTGTCTCCCACTTAGCTCTGTCCAATCTAGAATCCGGTTTGGATGCTGGTGAGAATCAATTCCAGATCACAGACCTCAGGACCTGCTGAAAGCGCCCAGGACTGCCCAGGACATGGACTGGCCCACTCACTGCGCTCCCGCtaggcatgtgtgggtgtgggctgGGCCAGACCTGCGAGGATTTCCTAGCAAACAGAGAGTGTGGCATAATACAGGTCTGGAGGGACAGTGGCCTTTGGATGGAAGATGGAGTATAAtgataaaaaaggataaaaagacaCGTTGTGAACTTCACCCCTTGTAAGTACAGAATATAAGAATCTAGGAGTCATTTATGGAAGATgaccattatcctatataataaaagggtaatattgcaaattgactgaatggcagaacgaccggttgctatgacacgcactgaccaccagggggaagacgctcaatgcaggagctgccccctggtggtcagtgcgccagaactgggctcatggctggtgagcgcagtggtggtggcaggagcctctcccgcctctgcggcagttggacatcccttgagggctccagactgcaagagggcgcaggccacgctgagggacaccgccccccgcccccccctaccCCACCAGTGcgcaatttcgtgcaccgagcctctagtagcaACATAAAAAAGTTACAGGGAACAATAATtctcaacaacaaacaaaaagctcACCAGTTCTACAAGATGATCAAAATACTCAACtgagtaaaaagaaaatgttcattgGAGTGAAATCATCAATATAATAAGAGACTGCCTGTTGAGAAAATGGATCTATATCCCCAAACATCCAGAACATttttggagaaaaagagaaagacaaatatgaatAACAACCACAaacctaaagaaaaaaagaaagaaaataatatgatagAAGCAGAAACAATCAAATTAGAACACTCACAAAGAGCAAACAATATTGAAAGTTACCATTTATTTTGgtgaaatgaataataaaataaacctttGGTAAATCTAGTAAGTAACAAAGTAgttacatatgcatacatatacatatataaacacacacatacaacatgCATACATGTgtacagctaacatttattgtgtTTATGTGCCCAGACTGTGCAGAATGCTTTCcatgcatgatctcatttactCCCTCAGCAGTCCTATAAGGTAGGGTActgggttgaatagtgtccccccaaattcatgaaCACTTGGAACCTAAGAATATGACCTTGTTTGGAAATAAGAACTTTGTGGCCATACTTAAGGGTCAATGAAGGTGAGCTCACACTGGATTAGAGTGAGCCCTAAGTCCAATgcgtgtccttataagagaaagaaaaggacacgCAGAGACACAGGGAAGGAGGCATGTGGGAGAAGGGTGGAGGCCACATGATACTACCAGGAGTCACCAAGAGCTacaagaggcaaggaaggactcCCTGAGCTTTTggagggagccaggcctgccgacaccttgatttcagacttctggcctccagactgtgagagaagacatttctgtgttttgttttgttttgtttgtttttttaaccaagtGTGTGGGAATTTGTTATGGCACCCCAGGTAGTTTCTTTCACTCTTCTCCAGA is a genomic window of Eptesicus fuscus isolate TK198812 chromosome 4, DD_ASM_mEF_20220401, whole genome shotgun sequence containing:
- the AQP8 gene encoding aquaporin-8 → MSAEAAVSMGDLEFGSGKGKEPSVEGRAHGWWHERFVRPCLVELLGSALFIFIGCLSVIGNRPEAGLLPPALAHGLALGLLVATLGNISGGHFNPAVSLAAMLVGGLNLTMLLPYWVSQLCGGLLGASLAKAVSPGDRFWNASGAAFVTVQEPGQVAGAVLAEVVLTTLLVLAVCMGAINEKTQGPLAPFSIGFSVTVDILAGGAVSGACMNPARAFGPAVVANHWAFHWIYWLGPLLGSLLVGALVRFFIGDGKTRLILKGR